In one Mycobacteroides chelonae genomic region, the following are encoded:
- a CDS encoding nitroreductase family deazaflavin-dependent oxidoreductase translates to MTDDTPFNEQPAAVINEFNDGVTQEFRANGGQVGGQFAGVPILLLTNTGAKSGKERLNPLAYFDIDGKIYIVGSFGGADKDPAWVHNLRAHPHAHIDIGTDGYDVVAHELSLSERDALYPKVVEQVPVFADYQEKTDRAIPIFELRRH, encoded by the coding sequence GTGACTGATGACACACCCTTCAATGAGCAGCCCGCCGCGGTGATCAACGAATTCAATGACGGCGTAACTCAGGAATTCCGCGCCAACGGTGGACAGGTCGGTGGTCAATTCGCCGGCGTTCCGATCCTGCTGCTGACCAACACCGGTGCCAAGAGCGGAAAGGAGCGTCTGAATCCGCTGGCCTACTTCGATATCGACGGCAAGATCTACATCGTCGGTTCCTTCGGCGGTGCGGACAAGGACCCCGCATGGGTGCATAACCTGCGGGCACATCCGCATGCGCATATCGACATCGGAACTGACGGTTACGACGTGGTAGCCCATGAGCTTTCACTCAGCGAGCGCGATGCGCTGTACCCGAAGGTTGTTGAGCAGGTTCCCGTGTTCGCCGACTATCAGGAGAAGACCGACCGGGCGATTCCGATCTTTGAACTGCGACGTCACTAG
- a CDS encoding permease codes for MTVAASRERRWFGSTEVLVVALILMALAASRLRGIVDANEKLATAGTVFCGVFVQAVPFLALGVIVSGLVATFVTPERLARWLPNRSVAAVAVAGVSGAALPGCECGSVPVARRLYGPGSVGAAALTFMLSAPAINPVVLVATAVAFPGQPKMVLARAVASLLTAIIMGMVWSRWGRDSWVTRKLPTAHAGSGSRWTTFTEAARHDFLQAASYLAIGAVAAAALHVLVPAWVFEHLAGNLVVGVVTMALLAVVLALCSEADAFVAASITMMPLIPRLVFLVVGPAVDVKLIAMQSGMFGRAFAARFAPVTFVVATAVATAVGLAVLGTS; via the coding sequence ATGACGGTGGCCGCCTCCCGGGAACGACGCTGGTTCGGCTCGACCGAGGTCTTGGTGGTGGCTCTAATCCTGATGGCCCTGGCTGCCAGCCGGTTACGCGGGATCGTCGACGCCAACGAGAAGCTGGCCACCGCCGGAACGGTGTTCTGTGGGGTGTTCGTCCAGGCCGTCCCCTTCCTTGCACTCGGCGTGATCGTGAGCGGGCTCGTCGCGACGTTCGTCACCCCGGAACGTCTGGCGCGCTGGTTGCCGAACCGGTCCGTTGCCGCGGTGGCGGTGGCGGGAGTCAGTGGCGCCGCGCTGCCCGGCTGCGAATGCGGATCGGTGCCGGTGGCACGCCGGCTGTACGGGCCGGGATCGGTGGGTGCCGCCGCACTGACCTTCATGTTGTCGGCGCCGGCGATCAACCCGGTAGTACTGGTCGCTACCGCGGTCGCGTTCCCCGGCCAGCCGAAGATGGTGCTGGCGCGTGCGGTGGCCTCACTGCTCACCGCGATAATCATGGGGATGGTGTGGTCGCGGTGGGGGCGGGACAGCTGGGTCACCCGCAAGCTGCCCACGGCCCACGCCGGATCCGGCTCCCGCTGGACGACATTCACCGAGGCAGCCCGCCACGACTTTCTACAGGCGGCCTCGTACCTGGCGATCGGGGCGGTGGCCGCGGCGGCCTTGCACGTGCTGGTACCGGCCTGGGTTTTCGAGCATCTGGCGGGCAACCTTGTCGTCGGTGTGGTGACCATGGCGCTGCTGGCCGTGGTGCTGGCGTTGTGCTCGGAAGCCGACGCCTTCGTCGCCGCCAGCATCACGATGATGCCGCTGATCCCGCGCTTGGTGTTCCTCGTGGTCGGACCGGCTGTCGATGTGAAGCTGATCGCGATGCAGTCGGGGATGTTCGGGCGCGCGTTCGCCGCTCGGTTCGCACCGGTGACATTCGTGGTGGCCACCGCCGTCGCGACAGCCGTCGGACTGGCTGTGCTGGGAACCTCATGA
- a CDS encoding TIGR03943 family putative permease subunit translates to MRRDTENTLLILLGVSVAMIAVTGTFTRYVKPGLLPWLACSAVIVIGLGLAAIIRDVRRGHTEHDHNHEGHGDHSHKHGATWFLVLPIVLLIFIVPPALSARSIAPANISASANTPRRAFPPLPPGDAPSVPLPEILMRIAAGSSDTLSGRTITVTGFTFKDGERTDLAKIVIVCCAADAQLARLHMTGPAAASASTLPENTWISVTGTVPGGQSYRGPSSIPAIEVAGITRTDPPKSTY, encoded by the coding sequence ATGAGGCGCGATACGGAGAACACCCTGCTGATCCTGTTGGGGGTCAGTGTTGCCATGATCGCGGTGACCGGAACCTTCACGCGCTACGTCAAACCCGGGCTGCTGCCGTGGCTCGCCTGTTCGGCGGTCATCGTGATCGGACTAGGTCTGGCCGCGATCATCCGCGATGTGCGCCGCGGCCACACCGAGCATGACCACAACCACGAGGGTCACGGAGACCACAGCCACAAGCACGGCGCCACATGGTTTCTGGTGTTACCAATCGTCTTGCTGATCTTCATCGTGCCCCCGGCCCTGAGCGCTCGATCCATCGCGCCGGCCAACATCTCCGCCTCGGCCAACACGCCCCGGCGAGCATTTCCCCCACTGCCACCCGGCGACGCACCGTCGGTGCCGCTGCCCGAGATTCTGATGCGCATCGCCGCAGGGTCCTCGGACACGTTGAGCGGACGCACAATCACCGTCACCGGCTTCACCTTCAAGGACGGTGAACGCACCGACCTGGCGAAGATAGTCATCGTCTGTTGTGCCGCCGACGCCCAGTTGGCCCGACTGCACATGACGGGACCCGCCGCCGCATCGGCATCGACGCTTCCCGAGAACACTTGGATCTCGGTGACCGGGACCGTACCCGGCGGACAGAGCTATCGCGGCCCGTCGTCGATTCCGGCGATCGAGGTCGCCGGTATCACCCGCACCGACCCGCCCAAGAGCACCTACTGA
- a CDS encoding haloacid dehalogenase type II: protein MRYKAYLFDVQGTLLDFFEPVSHAVAEYDPDIDAAAFTRAWRADYFDRVANLAQSVDGWTRVQDLYAHGFADVCESFGLRRPDSATAEVVASGWQRLVPWPDVPIGLSGLRSQTVIATLSNTDMATMVNLFKRLGISWDAVLTAEVFGSFKPDPMVYRRALRYLGVEPHEAAMVAAHPYDLRAAQEIGMGTVFVSRPYEYGDPALAHDDPDREFDQRVTDIGAIA, encoded by the coding sequence TTGCGGTACAAGGCATACCTGTTCGATGTGCAGGGCACGCTGCTGGACTTCTTTGAGCCGGTGTCGCACGCGGTTGCCGAGTACGACCCCGACATCGACGCTGCCGCCTTCACCCGTGCCTGGCGCGCTGACTATTTCGACCGCGTCGCCAACCTGGCACAGTCGGTCGATGGCTGGACGCGGGTACAGGATCTGTACGCACACGGCTTTGCCGATGTCTGTGAGAGCTTCGGGCTGCGGCGCCCCGACTCTGCGACTGCCGAGGTAGTCGCATCGGGCTGGCAGCGCCTCGTTCCCTGGCCGGACGTACCCATCGGACTGTCTGGTCTGCGTTCGCAGACCGTTATCGCCACGTTGTCCAACACCGACATGGCCACCATGGTCAATCTGTTCAAACGCCTGGGCATTTCGTGGGATGCGGTGCTCACCGCAGAGGTATTCGGCAGCTTCAAACCGGACCCGATGGTCTACCGGCGCGCGCTCCGTTACCTCGGGGTGGAGCCCCACGAGGCGGCGATGGTGGCCGCGCATCCGTACGACCTGCGTGCCGCACAAGAGATCGGCATGGGTACCGTCTTCGTGTCGCGGCCTTACGAGTACGGAGATCCCGCGCTGGCTCACGACGACCCCGACCGGGAATTCGATCAGCGGGTCACCGATATCGGCGCTATCGCCTAG
- a CDS encoding DUF389 domain-containing protein, whose amino-acid sequence MLHVRVIAPADLSDQVVEFLATTAGVAHIVRVTEAAISPAGDVITADVARETANDVLNGLKAIDIDKRGSITAEVLDTVISQTAYEAEDDAEGDPADAVIWDELIGRTREESALNLTFLAFLCLACLIAAVGVVTDSPVTIVGAMVVGPEFGPLAALAVSIVRRKWSLARRSLLALVVGFPVAMAVTAAGALAAESAGWVTLKSVRELQQVDFIFQVGPFSLVVALLAGAAGMLSLMSAKSAALVGVFISVTTVPAAGFAVVAATVGEWEIAGLSALQLAVNLFGIVLAGVLVLLVRPRRLR is encoded by the coding sequence GTGCTGCACGTTCGGGTCATAGCACCCGCCGATCTCTCCGACCAGGTGGTGGAGTTCCTCGCCACCACAGCGGGAGTCGCGCACATCGTGCGGGTGACCGAGGCGGCGATCAGCCCGGCGGGTGACGTGATCACCGCCGACGTGGCTCGTGAGACGGCCAACGACGTACTCAACGGGCTCAAGGCGATCGATATCGACAAGCGGGGATCGATCACCGCCGAAGTGCTCGATACGGTGATCTCGCAGACCGCCTACGAGGCCGAGGACGACGCCGAAGGCGACCCCGCCGACGCAGTCATCTGGGATGAGCTGATTGGGCGCACCCGCGAGGAATCCGCCCTCAACCTGACCTTTCTGGCCTTCTTGTGTCTGGCCTGCCTGATTGCCGCGGTCGGTGTGGTCACCGATTCGCCGGTCACCATCGTCGGTGCCATGGTTGTCGGGCCGGAGTTTGGTCCGCTTGCCGCGCTGGCGGTTTCGATTGTGCGGCGTAAATGGTCGCTTGCCCGCCGGTCGCTGCTGGCGTTGGTGGTGGGATTCCCAGTGGCGATGGCGGTGACTGCCGCCGGGGCGCTGGCCGCCGAGAGCGCAGGGTGGGTGACCTTGAAGAGCGTGCGTGAACTGCAGCAGGTCGACTTCATCTTCCAGGTGGGGCCGTTCTCATTGGTGGTCGCGTTGTTGGCGGGCGCGGCCGGCATGCTCTCGCTGATGTCCGCGAAATCGGCCGCGCTGGTGGGTGTCTTCATCTCGGTGACCACCGTGCCCGCAGCGGGTTTCGCTGTGGTGGCGGCGACCGTGGGGGAATGGGAGATCGCGGGACTGTCCGCGCTGCAACTGGCGGTCAACCTCTTCGGCATCGTCCTGGCCGGGGTGCTGGTCCTGCTGGTGCGGCCGCGCCGATTGCGCTAG
- the aspS gene encoding aspartate--tRNA ligase: MLRTHDAGTLRESDAGQRVTLAGWVARRRDHGGVIFIDLRDASGVSQVVFRDDAVLEQAHRLRAEFCVEVTGVVEVRPEGNANAEIPTGQIEVNAAELIVLNESAPLPFQLDETAGEEARLKYRYLDLRREGPGNAIRLRSKANASARSVLARHDFVEVETPTLTRSTPEGARDFLVPARLQPGSFYALPQSPQLFKQLLMVAGMERYYQIARCYRDEDFRADRQPEFTQLDIEMSFVDQDDIITLAEEILVALWDLIGYHVPTPIARITYAEAMRRYGSDKPDLRFGLELVECTEYFSDTSFRVFQAPYVGAVVMPGGADQPRRTLDGWQEFAKQRGHKGLAYVLVAEDGTLGGPVAKNLTDAERDGLAAHVGAKPGDCIFFSAGGVKSSRALLGSVRGEVAQRLGLIDPDAWAFTWVVDAPLFEPADEATAAGDVAVGSGAWTAVHHAFTSPKPESENTFDTDPGTALAYAYDIVCNGHEIGGGSIRIHRRDVQERVFKVMGISNEEAQDKFGFLLDAFAFGAPPHGGIAFGWDRVTALLAGTPSIREVIAFPKSGGGVDPLTDAPAPITAAQRKESGIDAKPEKADKPAKPDA, translated from the coding sequence GTGCTGCGCACTCACGACGCGGGGACGTTGCGGGAGTCGGACGCCGGGCAGCGTGTGACGCTTGCCGGCTGGGTGGCTCGACGGCGCGACCATGGCGGCGTCATCTTCATCGACCTGCGTGATGCCTCCGGCGTATCTCAGGTGGTGTTCCGTGACGACGCGGTGCTCGAACAGGCGCATCGTTTGCGCGCCGAATTCTGTGTCGAGGTCACCGGTGTGGTCGAGGTCCGGCCAGAGGGCAACGCCAACGCCGAGATTCCGACCGGCCAGATCGAGGTCAACGCCGCCGAACTGATCGTGCTCAACGAAAGTGCGCCGCTGCCGTTCCAGCTGGACGAGACCGCAGGTGAAGAGGCACGCCTGAAGTATCGCTACCTGGATCTGCGCCGCGAGGGGCCGGGTAACGCAATCAGGTTGCGCTCCAAGGCAAACGCTTCGGCACGAAGCGTGCTGGCACGCCATGATTTCGTGGAGGTGGAAACCCCGACGCTGACGCGGTCGACGCCTGAGGGTGCGCGCGATTTCCTGGTGCCGGCGCGTCTGCAGCCGGGTAGTTTCTACGCGCTGCCGCAGAGCCCACAGTTGTTCAAGCAGTTGCTGATGGTCGCGGGTATGGAGCGGTACTACCAGATCGCGCGCTGTTACCGGGATGAGGACTTCCGGGCGGACCGTCAGCCCGAGTTCACTCAGCTCGATATCGAGATGAGCTTCGTGGACCAGGACGACATCATCACCCTGGCGGAGGAGATTCTGGTCGCGCTGTGGGATCTGATCGGCTATCACGTGCCGACCCCGATCGCCCGCATCACGTACGCCGAAGCAATGCGCCGCTATGGCAGCGACAAGCCGGATCTGCGATTCGGACTGGAGCTGGTGGAATGCACGGAGTACTTCTCCGACACCAGCTTCCGGGTATTCCAGGCGCCCTATGTGGGTGCGGTGGTGATGCCCGGCGGCGCAGATCAACCGCGCCGCACCCTGGACGGCTGGCAAGAGTTCGCCAAGCAGCGCGGGCACAAGGGTCTGGCCTACGTGCTGGTGGCGGAGGATGGCACCCTCGGCGGTCCCGTCGCCAAGAACTTGACCGACGCCGAACGCGACGGGCTGGCGGCCCACGTCGGCGCCAAACCCGGCGACTGCATCTTCTTCTCTGCCGGCGGGGTCAAGTCCTCGCGCGCGTTGTTGGGCTCGGTGCGTGGCGAGGTCGCGCAGCGTCTCGGATTGATCGACCCGGACGCCTGGGCATTTACCTGGGTGGTCGACGCCCCACTTTTCGAGCCAGCCGACGAGGCGACAGCGGCCGGTGATGTGGCTGTCGGTTCGGGCGCCTGGACCGCCGTACACCACGCCTTCACCTCACCGAAGCCGGAGTCGGAGAACACCTTCGACACCGATCCGGGAACAGCCCTCGCCTACGCCTACGACATCGTGTGCAACGGACACGAAATCGGCGGCGGATCGATTCGTATCCATCGCCGCGACGTGCAGGAACGCGTGTTCAAGGTGATGGGCATCAGCAATGAAGAGGCGCAGGACAAGTTCGGCTTCCTGTTGGACGCCTTCGCCTTCGGTGCACCCCCGCATGGCGGCATCGCCTTCGGGTGGGACCGGGTGACCGCGTTGCTGGCGGGTACACCGTCGATCCGGGAAGTCATCGCCTTCCCGAAGTCCGGTGGCGGTGTCGATCCGCTCACGGATGCTCCGGCGCCGATCACGGCGGCCCAGCGCAAGGAATCGGGCATCGATGCCAAGCCCGAGAAGGCGGACAAACCGGCTAAGCCGGACGCGTAA
- a CDS encoding carboxylesterase/lipase family protein, which yields MGSGALLRITIRCVAVDVALPTVVRTPLGDLRGTTEGGVSVWRGVPYARQPVEQLRFLAPVPLEPWDGVRDAIEHAPLPPQGKSFVGAGRDDPKVRGEDCLTVTVWSPDIHANLPVMVWIPGGAFVFGAGQLELYSGARLAANGNVVVVNVTYRIGALGGLELSALGEGFDDNLALRDQIAALTWVRDNIAAFGGDPDRVTIFGESAGATSVLALLATPAAGGLFGRAIAQSPALPLIADKALRDRRAHRYLELLDVTDPSRLKVLPQRELRRGAAKLQIESATETPVLGYGLTHGTDLLPHHPVEAARRGEVHQVPLIIGSNSHEASMFARVKPPMLPTTEPTVNGYFNRIGPEYQDAIIAAYPQYPSRSALVAVGSDAMFAAPMWAFADAYSAFVDTYMYRFDHTAWGLRLLGLGATHGSEIVHVHHSYGSFVGMLLSPLGARMMPSVGRRMQRAWLDFATGGSPDDWPLYGADGRRTRIIRSRSDVTMEDPDSVRRIAWAQVH from the coding sequence ATCGGCTCTGGAGCGCTCTTGCGCATTACGATTCGATGCGTGGCCGTTGACGTCGCCCTGCCGACCGTCGTGCGCACGCCGTTGGGGGACCTGCGCGGAACCACCGAAGGCGGTGTTTCGGTCTGGCGCGGGGTGCCGTACGCGCGTCAGCCGGTAGAGCAGCTCAGGTTCCTGGCACCTGTCCCCTTGGAACCCTGGGACGGCGTACGTGACGCCATCGAGCACGCGCCATTGCCTCCGCAAGGAAAATCGTTCGTGGGCGCAGGCCGGGACGACCCCAAGGTTCGCGGCGAAGACTGCCTGACGGTCACGGTCTGGTCACCGGACATCCACGCAAACCTGCCCGTCATGGTGTGGATTCCGGGGGGAGCCTTCGTTTTCGGCGCCGGACAGCTGGAGCTCTACAGCGGTGCGCGGCTCGCGGCCAACGGCAACGTCGTGGTCGTCAACGTCACCTACCGGATCGGAGCCCTGGGCGGGCTGGAACTCAGTGCCCTGGGTGAAGGTTTCGACGACAACCTGGCGCTGCGTGATCAAATCGCGGCGCTGACGTGGGTGCGTGACAACATCGCGGCGTTCGGCGGTGACCCTGACCGCGTCACGATCTTCGGCGAGTCGGCCGGGGCGACGTCGGTGCTGGCACTGCTGGCGACTCCGGCAGCAGGGGGTCTGTTCGGGCGTGCCATCGCGCAGAGCCCGGCATTGCCGCTGATTGCCGACAAGGCGCTGCGGGACCGGCGTGCACATCGGTATCTCGAACTGCTCGATGTGACCGATCCCAGTCGGCTCAAGGTCTTGCCGCAACGGGAGCTGCGCCGCGGTGCAGCCAAGCTGCAGATCGAGAGCGCGACCGAGACTCCTGTCCTGGGCTACGGGCTGACGCACGGCACCGATCTGCTGCCGCATCACCCTGTTGAGGCTGCGCGACGCGGCGAGGTGCATCAGGTGCCGCTCATCATCGGGTCAAACAGCCACGAGGCGTCGATGTTCGCGCGCGTAAAACCGCCGATGCTGCCCACCACCGAGCCGACCGTCAACGGTTACTTCAATCGGATAGGCCCGGAGTATCAAGACGCGATCATTGCCGCGTACCCGCAGTACCCGAGCCGTTCGGCGCTGGTGGCGGTGGGTTCCGATGCCATGTTCGCCGCGCCCATGTGGGCTTTCGCCGATGCCTACAGCGCCTTTGTCGACACTTACATGTACAGGTTCGACCACACGGCATGGGGCCTCCGGCTCCTGGGTCTCGGGGCCACCCACGGCAGCGAGATCGTGCATGTCCACCACAGCTACGGTTCCTTCGTCGGGATGCTGCTGAGCCCACTGGGCGCACGGATGATGCCCTCGGTCGGGCGCCGCATGCAGCGAGCTTGGCTGGATTTCGCCACCGGGGGCAGCCCCGACGACTGGCCGCTCTACGGCGCGGACGGCAGACGCACCCGAATCATCCGGTCTCGCTCCGACGTCACCATGGAAGATCCCGACTCGGTGCGCCGGATCGCCTGGGCCCAGGTGCACTGA
- a CDS encoding neutral zinc metallopeptidase: protein MTFNEGMQIDTSTTSGGGMGRGPKMAIGGGVGGLLIAVVVLLLGGDPSQVLQQQGQQQAGPAQEQAQDFSHCKTGADANKSLDCRIIATGNSVDAVWTQILGPKYPRPGVKLFSGQVNTGCGAASTEVGPFYCPADQTAYFDTSFFQVLVDQFGSSGGPLAQEYVVAHEFGHHVQNLFGVLGKNHRCAEGQAGGGVCTELQADCYAGVWAKHASTTVQEGSGVPFLKPLTEQDIRDALSAASSVGDDRIQKRATGRVNPEAWSHGSSEQRQRWFTQGYDTGDFRTCDTFNADNLN from the coding sequence ATGACCTTCAACGAAGGCATGCAGATCGACACCAGCACCACCTCGGGTGGCGGCATGGGGCGCGGCCCCAAGATGGCCATCGGCGGCGGCGTCGGCGGGTTGCTGATCGCGGTGGTGGTGTTGCTGCTCGGCGGCGACCCGAGCCAGGTTCTGCAACAACAAGGCCAGCAGCAGGCAGGCCCCGCGCAGGAACAGGCGCAGGACTTCAGCCACTGCAAGACAGGCGCCGACGCGAACAAGTCGTTGGACTGCCGCATCATCGCCACCGGGAACTCGGTGGATGCCGTGTGGACGCAGATCCTCGGGCCCAAGTACCCGCGGCCGGGCGTGAAGCTGTTCAGCGGTCAGGTGAACACCGGATGCGGCGCCGCCTCCACGGAGGTCGGCCCCTTCTACTGCCCCGCCGACCAAACCGCGTACTTCGATACCAGCTTTTTCCAGGTGCTGGTGGACCAGTTCGGATCCAGTGGTGGCCCGTTGGCCCAGGAGTACGTGGTGGCGCACGAGTTCGGGCATCACGTACAGAACTTGTTCGGCGTGCTGGGTAAGAACCACCGTTGCGCCGAGGGGCAAGCAGGTGGCGGCGTGTGCACCGAGCTGCAGGCCGACTGCTACGCCGGCGTATGGGCAAAGCATGCCTCGACCACCGTCCAGGAAGGCAGCGGCGTTCCGTTCCTGAAACCCTTGACGGAGCAAGACATTCGGGATGCATTGTCGGCAGCGTCCTCCGTGGGCGATGACCGGATCCAGAAGCGGGCCACGGGGCGGGTCAACCCCGAGGCGTGGTCGCACGGCTCATCCGAGCAGCGTCAGCGGTGGTTTACCCAGGGGTACGACACCGGCGACTTCCGCACCTGCGACACCTTCAACGCCGACAATCTGAACTAG
- a CDS encoding Rv2578c family radical SAM protein — translation MRWDGQTLAADDGALPGLERIGLVRSVRTPEFEGITFHEVLCKSALNKVPAVSMLPFRFTVNAFRGCAHACRYCFARPTHEYLEFDSGADFDSQIIVKTNLVPVLRKELGRKSWNRETVALGTNTDPYQRAEGRYQLMPGVIAALADSGTPVSILTKGTLLRRDLPLLAEAAQQVPVSLGVSLAIGDETLHQAVEPGVPTPQARLSLIAAAREAGFEPHVMVAPVLPFLTDTVEHLDDLLGRIADAGAAGVTVFPLHLRGTTRGWFMSWVSQAHPELVGRYRELYRKGAYVPAEYRAWLRDRVGPLVSKHGLASHREETPTRPVKLTPALEPTLF, via the coding sequence ATGCGGTGGGATGGTCAGACGCTGGCGGCCGACGACGGTGCACTCCCTGGCTTGGAACGTATTGGCTTGGTGCGCAGCGTCCGTACGCCCGAGTTCGAGGGCATCACCTTTCATGAGGTGTTGTGTAAGTCCGCGCTCAACAAGGTGCCCGCGGTGTCGATGCTGCCGTTTCGGTTTACTGTCAACGCGTTTCGTGGATGCGCGCATGCCTGTCGCTACTGTTTCGCGCGTCCGACCCACGAATATCTGGAGTTTGACAGCGGCGCCGACTTTGACAGTCAGATCATCGTGAAGACCAATCTGGTGCCGGTGCTCAGGAAGGAACTGGGGCGAAAGTCCTGGAACCGTGAGACGGTCGCACTGGGTACCAACACCGATCCCTATCAACGGGCCGAGGGGCGCTATCAGCTGATGCCGGGAGTTATTGCGGCCCTGGCGGATTCGGGAACGCCGGTGTCGATTCTCACCAAGGGCACCCTGCTGCGCCGGGATCTGCCGCTGCTCGCCGAGGCGGCCCAGCAGGTCCCGGTGAGCCTGGGAGTATCGCTGGCCATCGGCGACGAGACGTTGCACCAGGCGGTTGAGCCGGGGGTGCCGACACCGCAGGCGAGGCTGTCGCTGATCGCCGCGGCGCGTGAGGCCGGGTTTGAACCGCACGTGATGGTGGCGCCGGTGCTTCCGTTCCTCACCGACACGGTGGAGCATCTCGACGACCTATTGGGCCGCATCGCCGATGCCGGTGCCGCCGGTGTCACCGTGTTTCCTCTGCACTTGCGTGGGACAACACGCGGCTGGTTCATGTCATGGGTATCGCAAGCGCACCCCGAACTCGTCGGTCGATACCGGGAGCTGTACCGCAAGGGCGCGTACGTACCCGCCGAGTACCGGGCGTGGCTGCGTGATCGTGTGGGGCCATTGGTGAGTAAGCACGGGCTGGCGTCGCATCGTGAGGAAACCCCTACGAGGCCAGTTAAATTGACGCCCGCGTTGGAGCCCACACTGTTCTGA
- a CDS encoding VOC family protein has protein sequence MKQQLHFVTIAATDLDATRHFYGALGWTPLLDVEGEIVFYQSAPGQLLGFFLADKFNEDLATPGDHSRVSGITLAHNVDSPEDVTALSGTMAAAGGTVLKPPQPGQFGGVFHAHIQDPNGLIWEIAHNPGWRIDPDGVVYLGS, from the coding sequence ATGAAGCAGCAGTTGCACTTCGTCACCATTGCCGCAACGGATCTGGATGCGACGCGACATTTCTATGGCGCGTTGGGCTGGACTCCACTGCTCGACGTGGAAGGCGAGATCGTCTTCTACCAGTCAGCACCCGGGCAGCTGCTGGGCTTCTTCCTGGCAGACAAGTTCAACGAAGATCTCGCCACACCCGGTGACCATTCGCGAGTCTCCGGGATCACCCTGGCACACAACGTCGATTCTCCCGAGGACGTGACCGCGCTCTCCGGCACGATGGCGGCCGCCGGCGGCACGGTTCTCAAGCCGCCGCAGCCGGGGCAATTCGGCGGGGTGTTCCACGCCCACATTCAGGACCCCAACGGGCTGATCTGGGAAATCGCCCATAACCCCGGCTGGCGGATAGACCCGGACGGCGTCGTGTACCTCGGCAGCTGA
- a CDS encoding gamma-glutamylcyclotransferase family protein — protein sequence MTDTPTELLFSYGTLQQAEVQRTTFGQELDGHADAIVGFDLDYVTITDPHVIATSGSDRHPILRPSADSAAQVPGTVFSITAEQLAAADEYEVDDYQRISVPLRSGATAWVYVFAG from the coding sequence GTGACGGATACCCCAACCGAGCTCTTGTTCTCCTATGGCACCCTGCAGCAGGCCGAGGTCCAGCGCACCACGTTCGGGCAGGAACTGGACGGCCATGCCGATGCCATCGTGGGATTCGATCTGGACTACGTGACCATCACCGACCCGCATGTCATCGCGACCAGCGGCAGCGACCGCCACCCCATCCTGCGCCCCTCGGCTGATTCCGCAGCGCAGGTCCCTGGCACGGTCTTCTCGATCACCGCGGAGCAGCTGGCCGCTGCCGACGAGTACGAAGTCGATGACTACCAACGCATTTCGGTGCCATTACGCTCGGGCGCGACGGCCTGGGTCTACGTATTCGCCGGCTAG